The Rhododendron vialii isolate Sample 1 chromosome 6a, ASM3025357v1 genome includes a window with the following:
- the LOC131329178 gene encoding serine/arginine-rich splicing factor SC35-like, which produces MSHFGRAGPPDISDTYSLLVLNISFRTSADDLFPLFDKYGKVVDVFIPRDRRTSDSRGFAFVRYKYADEARKAVDKLDGRVVDGREIMVQFAKYGPNAERIHKGRIVEPVSRSRSRSPRPSSWYRDEYRDRDYRRRSRSRSRGRYDRGRERDYHRRSRSHSGSPDYRKNRGWGAYDDEKRSRSLSPGSPRGSVDGRNRKERSPLPKSVSPRGRSDSRSPSPRSDADE; this is translated from the exons atgtCGCACTTTGGAAGAGCTGGCCCTCCAGACATCAGTGACACCTATTCTCTCCTCGTCCTCAACATCTCCTTCC GAACCAGCGCAGATGATTTGTTCCCTCTCTTCGACAAGTATGGCAAGGTCGTTGATGTCTTCATCCCCAGAGACCGAAG GACCAGTGATTCCCGAGGTTTTGCATTTGTTCGGTACAAGTATGCTGATGAGGCTCGGAAGGCGGTTGACAAGCTTGATG gacgAGTTGTTGATGGCAGAGAGATAATGGTTCAATTTGCTAAGTATGGACCAAATGCTGAGCGAAT CCATAAAGGGAGGATAGTAGAACCAGTATCAAGGTCAAGAAGCCGGAGTCCCAGACCAAG TTCTTGGTACAGGGATGAATACAGGGACAGGGATTACAGGAGGAGAAGTCGCAGCAGAAGTCGTGGTAGGTATGACAGGGGAAGAGAAAGAGATTATCATCGTCGAAGCCGGAGTCACAGTGGAAGCCCTGATTATCGCAAAAACCGTGGGTGGGGTGCATATGATGATGAGAAACGCAGTCGTAGTCTGTCTCCTGgaag CCCTCGTGGAAGTGTTGATGGACGCAATCGCAAAGAGCGCTCACCTCTACCCAAAAGTGTTTCACCACGCGGCAGATCTGATTCACGAAGCCCCTCTCCACGTTCCGATGCTGAT GAATAA